Proteins from a genomic interval of Candidatus Methylomirabilota bacterium:
- a CDS encoding ABC transporter ATP-binding protein, with protein sequence MPAFVEIAQLGKTYPTPVGPSEVVRDFTLHVRQGEFVCIVGHSGCGKSTVLSIIMGLNPPTTGGVVIGGREVSGPGTDRGVVFQSATLLPWLSVRDNVRLSLGQVRPGAVPADADPYLDAVGLPGQGSRYPRELSAGMQQRVGIARAFALEPRLLLLDEPFSLLDALTRMELQDQLMTLWEAERKTVIMVTHDVDEALFLADRIVMMTSGPAATVGEILPVHFPRPRRREEILSTSEYFELRDQVVGFLEERANVR encoded by the coding sequence ATGCCTGCGTTCGTGGAGATCGCGCAGCTCGGCAAGACGTACCCGACGCCTGTCGGACCGTCGGAGGTCGTCCGCGACTTCACGCTTCATGTCAGGCAGGGCGAGTTCGTCTGCATCGTCGGGCACTCGGGCTGCGGCAAGTCCACCGTGCTGTCCATCATCATGGGCCTCAACCCGCCCACGACGGGGGGCGTGGTCATCGGTGGCCGCGAGGTGAGCGGGCCCGGCACCGACCGCGGCGTGGTCTTCCAGTCGGCGACGCTCCTGCCGTGGCTCTCCGTGCGCGACAATGTGCGGCTCTCGCTCGGCCAGGTCCGCCCCGGCGCCGTGCCCGCCGACGCCGATCCATACCTCGACGCGGTCGGCCTGCCGGGGCAGGGGAGCCGCTATCCGCGCGAGCTCTCGGCGGGCATGCAGCAGCGTGTCGGCATCGCCCGCGCCTTCGCCCTCGAGCCGCGGCTCCTGCTCCTCGACGAGCCGTTCTCGCTCCTGGACGCGCTGACCCGGATGGAGCTCCAGGACCAGCTGATGACGCTGTGGGAGGCGGAGCGGAAGACCGTCATCATGGTCACCCACGACGTCGACGAGGCTCTCTTCCTGGCCGACCGCATCGTGATGATGACGAGCGGGCCCGCCGCTACGGTCGGCGAGATCCTGCCCGTGCACTTCCCGCGCCCGCGCCGGCGCGAGGAGATCCTGTCGACCTCCGAGTACTTCGAGCTGCGCGATCAGGTGGTCGGTTTCCTCGAAGAGCGCGCCAATGTCCGATGA
- a CDS encoding ABC transporter ATP-binding protein, whose protein sequence is MSPYLEVRGLEKSFHAATGTVRVLGGVELSLEDGEFVAIVGYSGSGKTTLVSLIAGLIASDAGTIVLDGAPVTEPGPERGIVFQQYSLLPWMSVYDNVALAVDAVNPGAAGPERRRLTEEFIALVNLSEATWKRPRELSGGMRQRVAVARGLAMRPKLLLMDEPFSALDALTRATLQDELLRIWGERRSTVIMVTNDVDEAILLADRIYPMTPGPGAVLGPAIEVGLERPRHRRHMSLTPAYQKARQGIVEFLRACRRGGP, encoded by the coding sequence ATGAGCCCCTACCTCGAGGTTCGGGGCCTCGAGAAATCGTTCCACGCGGCCACGGGGACGGTACGCGTGCTGGGCGGCGTCGAGCTCTCGCTGGAGGACGGGGAATTCGTGGCCATCGTCGGCTACTCCGGCTCCGGCAAGACCACGCTGGTCTCCCTGATCGCCGGCCTCATCGCCTCCGACGCCGGCACCATCGTGCTGGACGGCGCCCCGGTGACCGAGCCCGGCCCCGAACGCGGGATCGTCTTCCAGCAGTACTCGCTCCTGCCCTGGATGAGCGTCTACGACAACGTCGCCCTCGCCGTGGACGCCGTCAATCCCGGCGCGGCCGGGCCGGAGCGGAGACGCCTTACCGAGGAGTTCATCGCCCTCGTCAACCTGAGCGAGGCGACCTGGAAGCGGCCGCGCGAGCTCTCGGGCGGCATGCGCCAGCGCGTGGCCGTGGCGCGGGGGCTCGCCATGCGGCCGAAGCTCCTCCTGATGGACGAGCCGTTCAGCGCGCTGGACGCCCTCACCCGCGCCACTCTCCAGGACGAGCTCCTGCGGATCTGGGGGGAGCGGCGATCGACGGTGATCATGGTCACCAACGACGTCGACGAGGCCATTCTCCTCGCCGATCGCATCTACCCGATGACGCCGGGCCCCGGCGCCGTCCTCGGCCCCGCCATCGAGGTCGGGCTCGAGCGGCCGCGCCACCGACGCCACATGAGCCTGACCCCGGCTTATCAGAAGGCTCGGCAGGGCATCGTCGAGTTCCTCCGCGCCTGTCGTCGCGGCGGCCCCTGA
- the ntrB gene encoding nitrate ABC transporter permease: MSPRLGARFLLPFLGLAAVLLLWAVVSQTVAADLPSPWKTWLESKRYILEPFFKDGEMNQGIGRLAFYSLVRVAKGYLLALAIGTPIGFFLGLSRGFHSAFDPIIQFLRPISPLAWLPLGLVVFQKSEPAAIFTIALCAMWPTVINTAVGVRGISQDYMNVGRVLKLSKLKMMTKIIIPASLPYVFTGYRLSLGIAWLVIVAAEMLTGTPGVGGFLWQEYNSLVYSHIILSVITIGAIGFVLDRLMGLVEARFKTT, encoded by the coding sequence ATGTCACCGAGACTCGGGGCGCGCTTCCTGCTGCCATTCCTCGGCCTGGCCGCCGTGCTCCTGCTGTGGGCCGTGGTCAGCCAGACGGTGGCGGCCGATCTGCCCTCGCCGTGGAAGACCTGGCTGGAGTCGAAGCGCTATATCCTCGAGCCCTTCTTCAAGGACGGCGAGATGAACCAGGGTATCGGCCGCCTCGCCTTCTACTCGCTCGTCCGCGTGGCCAAGGGCTATCTCCTCGCCCTCGCCATCGGCACGCCCATCGGCTTCTTCCTCGGGCTCTCGCGGGGCTTCCACTCCGCCTTCGACCCCATCATCCAGTTCCTGCGCCCGATCTCGCCGCTGGCCTGGCTGCCCCTCGGGCTCGTGGTCTTCCAGAAGTCGGAGCCCGCGGCCATCTTCACCATCGCCCTGTGCGCGATGTGGCCGACCGTCATCAACACCGCGGTGGGCGTGCGAGGCATCAGCCAGGACTACATGAACGTCGGTCGCGTCCTCAAGCTCTCGAAGCTCAAGATGATGACCAAGATCATCATCCCCGCCTCGCTTCCCTACGTCTTCACGGGCTACCGGCTCTCCCTCGGCATCGCCTGGCTCGTCATCGTGGCCGCGGAGATGCTGACGGGGACCCCGGGGGTGGGCGGCTTCCTGTGGCAGGAGTACAACAGCCTCGTCTACTCCCACATCATCCTCTCCGTCATCACCATCGGCGCGATCGGGTTCGTCCTGGACCGGCTCATGGGACTCGTCGAGGCCCGCTTCAAGACGACATGA
- a CDS encoding CmpA/NrtA family ABC transporter substrate-binding protein, whose translation MTRRDFFRTTAAATLLAGVPARWAGSAYASDAPETPKMRIGIIALTDCSSIVMAHELGLFKKYGIESTISKEASWAVIRDRLSLGENQATHMLLGIPYAATMGLQGSPVKPMVIPMYLNRNGQAITLTKALLEKGVKTPQQLKPLALEAKAKGTPMTFAMTYPPGTHAMWTRYWLAAGGLNPDRDVTLITIPPAQMVANMKVGKMDGYCVGEPWGARAIADGIGFTVITTQQIWKDHPEKVLAFTEEFATKNPRTVKATMRAVLEASQWNDKLENRPRMAEVVGQPQYVNAAKEIILGRMLGDYDYGDGRKEKDKHYMTFFDRQTNFPLKSHGVWWLTQFRRWGMVKEAPDYKGLVDRVHRPDIYREVAKEMSIEVPREDMKKETLFDGVPFDPAEPEKYVKAFTVHTMA comes from the coding sequence ATGACCCGACGAGACTTCTTCAGGACCACGGCCGCAGCCACCCTGCTCGCGGGCGTGCCGGCTCGATGGGCGGGCAGCGCCTACGCGTCCGACGCCCCGGAAACTCCCAAGATGCGGATCGGCATCATCGCCCTCACCGACTGCTCCTCGATCGTCATGGCTCACGAGCTGGGCCTCTTCAAGAAGTACGGGATCGAATCGACGATCTCGAAGGAGGCCTCCTGGGCGGTGATCCGCGACCGCCTCTCCCTCGGTGAGAACCAGGCCACCCACATGCTCCTCGGCATTCCCTACGCGGCGACCATGGGCCTCCAGGGCTCGCCGGTGAAGCCGATGGTCATCCCCATGTACCTCAACCGGAACGGCCAGGCCATCACGCTCACCAAGGCGCTGCTCGAGAAGGGTGTGAAGACTCCCCAGCAGCTCAAGCCGCTCGCCCTGGAGGCCAAGGCCAAGGGCACGCCCATGACGTTCGCCATGACCTATCCGCCGGGCACCCATGCCATGTGGACGCGCTACTGGCTGGCCGCGGGCGGTCTCAACCCCGATCGCGACGTCACGCTGATCACCATCCCTCCGGCCCAGATGGTGGCCAACATGAAGGTCGGCAAGATGGACGGCTATTGCGTCGGCGAGCCGTGGGGAGCCCGCGCCATCGCCGACGGGATCGGCTTCACCGTCATCACCACCCAGCAGATCTGGAAGGACCACCCGGAGAAGGTGCTCGCCTTCACCGAGGAGTTTGCCACCAAGAATCCCAGGACGGTGAAGGCGACCATGCGCGCGGTGCTCGAGGCGAGTCAGTGGAACGACAAGCTCGAGAACCGCCCCCGCATGGCCGAGGTGGTGGGGCAGCCGCAGTACGTCAACGCCGCCAAGGAGATCATCCTGGGCCGGATGCTCGGCGACTACGACTACGGCGACGGGCGCAAGGAGAAGGACAAGCACTACATGACCTTCTTCGATCGGCAGACCAACTTCCCCCTCAAGTCCCATGGCGTCTGGTGGCTGACCCAGTTCCGCCGCTGGGGGATGGTCAAGGAGGCGCCGGATTACAAGGGGCTGGTGGATCGGGTGCATCGGCCCGACATCTACCGGGAGGTCGCCAAGGAGATGAGCATCGAGGTGCCGCGCGAGGACATGAAGAAGGAGACCCTCTTCGACGGCGTGCCGTTCGACCCCGCGGAGCCCGAGAAGTACGTCAAGGCCTTCACCGTGCACACGATGGCATAG
- a CDS encoding carbohydrate ABC transporter permease, which translates to MAVAKRPRLRKVTMHLLLVPFLVFALFPFYHMTLTSLKQDRELYDRYAVPLVIRQAPTLEHYSKLVWDTEFLTWTKNSLLVTILATSASVAIGTVAAYALARLKFFGVSTFGTGIFVTYLVPTTLLFLPLAQVVNWVGLGDSKWALVLTYPTFLVPFCTWLLMGYFRTVPKEVEECAMVDGATRIQALWRIVLPIAVPGLVCATLFAFTLSWNEFIYALTFTSSSDQITASVGVTTELIRGDIYFWGSLMAGAVLGSVPIVILYVFFLDYYVSGLTAGAIK; encoded by the coding sequence ATGGCGGTGGCAAAGCGACCGCGGCTCCGGAAGGTGACGATGCATCTGCTCCTCGTCCCCTTCCTCGTGTTCGCGCTCTTCCCCTTCTACCACATGACGCTCACCTCACTGAAGCAGGACCGCGAGCTCTACGATCGGTACGCGGTGCCCCTCGTCATCCGCCAGGCCCCCACGCTCGAGCACTACAGCAAGCTGGTCTGGGACACGGAGTTCCTCACCTGGACCAAGAACAGCCTGCTCGTGACCATCCTCGCCACGAGCGCGTCCGTGGCCATCGGGACCGTGGCGGCCTATGCGCTGGCCCGGCTCAAGTTCTTCGGCGTGAGCACCTTCGGCACCGGCATCTTCGTGACCTACCTCGTGCCCACCACGCTCCTCTTCCTGCCCCTGGCGCAGGTCGTGAACTGGGTCGGGCTGGGCGACTCCAAGTGGGCGCTTGTGCTGACGTACCCCACGTTCCTCGTGCCCTTCTGCACCTGGCTTCTCATGGGCTACTTCCGCACCGTCCCCAAGGAGGTCGAGGAGTGCGCCATGGTCGACGGGGCCACGCGCATCCAGGCGCTCTGGCGCATCGTGCTGCCCATCGCGGTCCCCGGCCTCGTCTGCGCCACGCTCTTCGCCTTCACGCTGTCGTGGAACGAGTTCATCTACGCGTTGACCTTCACCTCCTCCTCCGACCAGATCACCGCCAGCGTCGGAGTCACCACCGAGCTGATCCGGGGCGATATCTACTTCTGGGGGTCCCTCATGGCGGGCGCGGTGCTGGGTTCGGTTCCCATCGTCATCCTCTACGTCTTCTTCCTCGACTATTACGTCTCCGGCCTCACGGCGGGAGCGATCAAGTAG
- a CDS encoding sugar ABC transporter permease, translating to MAVRADEIPVPRGRPRLSGRVRGWLDRESILGPVFVTPALLLLLLLVAYPFVMAVYFSLSNAFIGRPSQFIGIKNFVRLWESDAFRQTFQNAFVFTGIAVAFKVVMGIALALLLNQQLWFKRMIRGAVLLPWVIPTALSTLGWWWMFNSLYSVVNWTGIALGVMDPPGPNWLGQRYYAMAAVITVNVWRGLPFFAITILAALVAIPKELYEAAEADGAGANARFWHITLPLLKPVLAVVVLFSTIFTFSDFNIVYVLTRGGPINSTHLFATLSRVVGIDTGRIGEGAAISLYLFPLLVFVVWAQLRFVRKQAY from the coding sequence ATGGCCGTCAGAGCCGACGAGATCCCGGTACCGCGGGGCCGCCCGCGACTCAGCGGGCGTGTGCGTGGGTGGCTCGATCGAGAGTCGATCCTCGGGCCGGTGTTTGTGACACCGGCCCTGCTCCTGCTGTTGCTCCTGGTCGCCTATCCATTCGTGATGGCGGTGTATTTCTCCCTCTCCAACGCCTTCATCGGCCGGCCCAGCCAGTTCATCGGCATCAAGAACTTCGTGCGGCTGTGGGAGAGCGACGCCTTCCGTCAGACCTTCCAGAACGCCTTCGTGTTCACGGGTATCGCGGTGGCCTTCAAGGTCGTGATGGGCATCGCCCTGGCTCTCCTGCTCAACCAGCAGCTCTGGTTCAAGCGGATGATCCGCGGCGCCGTGCTCCTGCCCTGGGTCATCCCCACCGCGCTCTCGACGCTGGGCTGGTGGTGGATGTTCAACTCGCTCTACAGCGTGGTGAACTGGACCGGCATCGCCCTGGGAGTCATGGACCCGCCGGGGCCCAACTGGCTCGGCCAGAGGTACTACGCCATGGCCGCGGTGATCACGGTCAACGTCTGGCGCGGCCTGCCCTTCTTCGCCATCACCATTCTGGCCGCGCTCGTGGCCATCCCGAAGGAGCTCTACGAGGCGGCCGAGGCCGACGGCGCCGGGGCCAACGCCCGCTTCTGGCACATCACCCTGCCCTTGCTCAAGCCGGTGCTCGCCGTCGTCGTGCTCTTCTCCACCATCTTCACCTTCAGCGACTTCAACATCGTCTACGTGCTGACCCGCGGCGGGCCCATCAACTCCACCCACCTCTTCGCCACGCTGTCGCGCGTGGTGGGGATCGACACCGGGCGCATCGGCGAGGGCGCGGCGATCTCGCTGTACCTCTTCCCGCTCCTCGTCTTCGTGGTCTGGGCGCAGCTCCGGTTCGTGCGTAAGCAGGCGTACTGA